Proteins encoded in a region of the Zea mays cultivar B73 chromosome 4, Zm-B73-REFERENCE-NAM-5.0, whole genome shotgun sequence genome:
- the LOC100273101 gene encoding putative serine/threonine protein phosphatase superfamily protein: MPSHGDLDRQIAQLRDCKYLPEAEVKVLCEQAKAILMEEWNVQPVRCPVTVCGDIHGQFYDLIELFRIGGDSPDTNYLFMGDYVDRGYYSVETVSLLVALKVRYRDRITILRGNHESRQITQVYGFYDECLRKYGNANVWKYFTDLFDYLPLTALIENQVFCLHGGLSPSLDTLDNIRSLDRIQEVPHEGPMCDLLWSDPDDRCGWGISPRGAGYTFGQDIAQQFNHTNGLSLISRAHQLVMEGFNWCQDKNVVTVFSAPNYCYRCGNMAAILEIGENMDQNFLQFNPAPRQIEPDTTRKTPDYFL; the protein is encoded by the exons ATGCCGTCGCACGGGGATCTGGACCGGCAGATCGCGCAGCTGCGCGACTGCAAGTACCTGCCCGAGGCGGAGGTCAAGGTGCTCTGCGAGCAGGCCAAGGCCATCCTCATGGAGGAATGGAACGTGCAGCCCGTGCGCTGCCCCGTCACCGTCTGCGGCGACATCCACGGCCAGTTCTATGACCTCATCGAGCTCTTCCGCATCGGCGGCGACTCTCCCGACACCAACTACCTCTTCATGGGCGACTACGTCG ATCGTGGCTATTATTCAGTTGAAACGGTTTCTCTGTTAGTGGCTTTGAAAGTCCGTTACAGAGATAGAATTACAATACTTCGAGGAAATCATGAGAGCAGACAAATCACTCAAGT GTACGGCTTCTATGATGAATGCTTAAGAAAATATGGAAATGCAAATGTATGGAAGTATTTTACAGACTTGTTTGATTATTTGCCTCTCACAGCTCTTATAGAAAATCAG GTCTTCTGTCTTCATGGAGGCCTCTCTCCGTCATTGGACACATTGGATAACATTCGTTCTCTTGATCGCATACAGGAG GTACCTCATGAAGGACCCATGTGTGATCTTTTGTGGTCTGACCCAGATGACCGATGTGGGTGGGGAATTTCACCCAGAGGAGCAGGTTACACATTTGGGCAAGACATTGCACAGCAGTTCAACCATACAAATGGTCTCTCTCTCATTTCAAGGGCCCATCAACTTGTAATGGAAGGATTTAATTGGTGCCAG GATAAGAATGTAGTCACAGTCTTCAGTGCGCCTAATTACTGTTACCGCTGTGGTAACATGGCTGCTATTCTTGAAATCGGGGAAAACATGGACCAGAACTTCCTTCAATTCAACCCCGCACCTCGGCAAATTGAGCCAGACACAACTCGCAAAACCCCAGACTACTTTCTGTAA